In the Moraxella osloensis genome, one interval contains:
- a CDS encoding glutathione S-transferase N-terminal domain-containing protein, with amino-acid sequence MLTPTSNTPLIYADDGYLSHQLRLVLLEKKIEFSETNIRDDEDFAEDLPDINPYNTLPVFIHRELILYNNRIIFEYLEERYHQNKLLPENPIEKAQYRQLWWRIEKDWIKLADTLLTHKDTLDVNQANIARKQLTESLVTIAPLFAHKAFFLSDTMGVCDCILSSILYRLKPMGIELPLHLCRPLYQYMERMFNRPTFKTSLK; translated from the coding sequence ATGTTGACCCCTACTTCGAATACCCCGTTGATTTATGCCGATGATGGCTACCTAAGTCACCAATTAAGACTGGTTTTACTTGAGAAAAAAATAGAATTTAGCGAGACGAACATTCGTGATGATGAGGATTTTGCCGAAGATTTACCTGACATCAACCCTTACAACACGCTGCCGGTATTCATTCATCGTGAATTGATTTTATATAACAATCGCATTATTTTTGAATACCTTGAAGAGCGCTATCATCAGAACAAATTGCTACCTGAGAATCCGATTGAAAAGGCACAATACCGTCAATTATGGTGGCGTATTGAGAAAGATTGGATTAAATTGGCAGATACGCTATTAACCCATAAAGATACATTAGATGTCAATCAAGCAAATATCGCAAGAAAGCAACTGACTGAATCTCTCGTTACCATAGCGCCGCTGTTTGCCCATAAAGCTTTTTTTCTTTCAGATACCATGGGTGTATGTGATTGCATTTTATCATCGATTTTATATCGCTTAAAACCCATGGGTATTGAATTGCCGCTGCACCTGTGCCGTCCGTTGTATCAATATATGGAGCGGATGTTTAATCGCCCAACCTTTAAAACCAGTTTAAAATAG
- a CDS encoding HD domain-containing protein produces MRVLDYLDDAEQQIVLKACAFGDQAHIKDKRKSGEPYITHPMAVAEILGSFRMDVDTIVAAILHDTVEDTPTTEEDLIREFGKPVAQIVNGVTKLKSSNEKHINKAATFYRIITATLEDPRVLIVKLADRLHNMTTIEAVPEKKQQATAQETLDFYVPFARTLGLNDLADYIEILCYRSLNAPMYNKLSDKLMQHGLGRTFQQEAIHNYLNIVLSRLGVKGYVKDVDNRVTLFRQFFKNRGEITDLLWHYEFMLVMDKVEDCDQIAKYFINKYQIAPECIEDNIRHPRAGGNQSFTITYKNDHDTIKVVILTKTMLKTTRLGILMGEAASPLSQSVIQASLRNLQNLIADNESDIEEQPSDAVTVVDKLIDYLHERKIICYTPNGDAYELPRGSTALDFAYTISTHIGNRATGAQINGVEAKLGTILKTGNRVKIHTDPNAIPKAEWLGFVATNKARRALFEWLKGLNPEQKEHEGKTAFERALKTQNLSLADVSDEQWQLLLDWRGLQDKSAFFTEFTTGKLLPQIAVSRLLTQEQLAKNQASAHAANQPQSLIADAANMEMNFSSCCHPVYGDPIVGHISKNGLVVHRHKCFSIDEIRRVNEYQVIPLHWRVSNSEDEVSKRIYFDAALKINQNLTDEQISDLIFIVRDTQAGFEYIEQRNGYTLLFVVVQSRDQIASLIQRLRTFLGYPNIVRLYQWNDEVLLSQSQNTSAPKNKDIL; encoded by the coding sequence ATGCGTGTATTGGATTATTTGGATGATGCCGAACAGCAAATTGTTCTCAAAGCCTGTGCCTTTGGCGACCAAGCCCATATCAAAGATAAACGCAAATCTGGCGAGCCTTATATCACCCACCCTATGGCGGTAGCGGAGATTTTGGGTAGTTTTCGCATGGATGTCGATACCATTGTGGCGGCGATTTTGCATGATACCGTGGAAGATACACCTACCACTGAAGAAGATTTGATCCGAGAGTTTGGCAAGCCAGTTGCCCAAATCGTCAATGGTGTCACCAAATTAAAATCCTCCAATGAAAAACACATCAATAAAGCCGCAACTTTTTATCGCATTATTACCGCAACGCTAGAAGATCCGCGCGTGTTGATTGTCAAATTGGCTGACCGCTTGCACAATATGACTACCATCGAAGCAGTGCCTGAAAAAAAACAACAGGCAACCGCACAAGAAACCTTGGATTTTTATGTGCCGTTTGCTCGTACGCTTGGGCTTAATGATTTAGCCGACTATATCGAGATTTTATGTTATCGCAGCCTAAATGCGCCCATGTATAACAAGTTATCCGATAAGCTTATGCAGCATGGCTTGGGGCGCACCTTTCAACAAGAAGCTATTCATAATTATTTAAATATCGTTTTGAGCCGACTGGGCGTTAAAGGTTATGTCAAAGATGTCGATAACCGCGTGACCTTGTTTCGCCAGTTTTTTAAAAACCGCGGCGAAATCACCGATTTGCTGTGGCATTATGAATTTATGCTAGTCATGGATAAAGTGGAAGACTGCGACCAAATCGCCAAGTATTTTATCAATAAATACCAAATTGCGCCTGAGTGTATCGAAGACAATATCCGTCATCCGCGTGCGGGGGGCAACCAATCGTTTACCATAACCTATAAAAACGACCATGACACCATCAAAGTGGTCATTTTGACTAAAACCATGCTCAAAACCACCCGTTTAGGGATTTTGATGGGTGAAGCCGCATCGCCGCTTAGCCAGTCAGTGATTCAGGCCTCTCTACGCAATCTGCAAAACTTGATTGCCGATAATGAAAGCGATATCGAAGAGCAGCCATCTGATGCGGTGACGGTGGTTGATAAACTGATTGATTATCTTCACGAACGTAAAATTATTTGCTATACCCCAAACGGTGATGCCTATGAGTTGCCGCGCGGCTCCACAGCGCTGGACTTTGCCTATACTATCAGTACCCATATCGGTAACCGTGCAACGGGCGCTCAAATCAATGGTGTAGAAGCCAAACTGGGTACGATTTTGAAAACCGGCAATAGGGTCAAAATTCATACTGACCCCAATGCGATTCCAAAAGCGGAGTGGCTGGGTTTTGTGGCAACCAATAAAGCGCGGCGTGCGTTGTTTGAATGGTTAAAAGGCTTAAATCCTGAGCAAAAAGAGCACGAAGGTAAAACCGCCTTTGAGCGCGCGCTTAAAACGCAAAATCTTTCACTCGCTGATGTGAGCGATGAACAATGGCAACTGCTACTTGATTGGCGTGGCTTACAGGATAAAAGTGCGTTCTTTACGGAGTTTACCACAGGTAAATTGCTGCCGCAGATTGCCGTTTCGCGCTTATTGACCCAAGAGCAGCTTGCCAAAAACCAAGCCAGCGCCCATGCCGCTAACCAACCGCAAAGCTTGATTGCGGATGCCGCCAATATGGAGATGAATTTTTCCAGCTGTTGTCATCCGGTGTATGGCGACCCGATTGTCGGGCATATTTCAAAAAATGGCTTGGTAGTGCATCGCCATAAATGTTTTTCGATTGATGAAATTCGCCGTGTCAATGAATACCAAGTGATTCCGCTACATTGGCGAGTGTCTAACAGTGAGGATGAAGTATCGAAGCGTATTTATTTTGATGCTGCGCTAAAAATTAATCAAAACTTGACCGATGAGCAAATCAGCGATTTAATCTTTATTGTACGTGACACTCAAGCAGGTTTTGAATATATCGAACAGCGTAATGGCTATACCTTGCTGTTTGTGGTGGTGCAAAGCCGTGACCAGATTGCAAGCTTAATTCAGCGCCTACGTACCTTCTTGGGCTACCCCAATATTGTAAGACTGTATCAATGGAATGACGAAGTGCTACTTTCTCAGAGCCAAAACACGTCTGCGCCAAAAAATAAAGATATTTTGTAA
- a CDS encoding cation diffusion facilitator family transporter codes for MTPKPLQDSKQPNAHGHGNNHHHENADHSHSSHSHSHTDNQRIITIAFAIIASYMVVEVIGGYITGSLALLSDAGHMFSDAVSLAMTLFAFIIGKKSATSHKTFGYRRFEILIALINGVTLLIISAGIIYEAVLRFQQPPQIATTGMLVISTIGLIVNLVVVKLMHGGDTDNLNMKSAYLHVLSDLLGSVAAIIAAIVIMLFGWVWADAAVSILVALLIVRSGYAVVKNAAHILMEGAPNHIDQSVIIQTLSAHPNVLSVHDLHIWTITSGLHSLSCHIIVPSSLTLQQTDALLSDLQHELQHLGIGHSTLQFESDLHAHSAQFNCDITSKPPVHAHAH; via the coding sequence ATGACCCCAAAACCGCTTCAAGATTCAAAGCAGCCTAATGCGCATGGTCATGGCAACAATCATCACCATGAGAACGCTGACCACAGTCACAGTAGTCATAGCCACAGTCATACCGATAATCAGCGTATCATCACGATAGCGTTTGCCATCATTGCAAGCTATATGGTTGTTGAAGTTATCGGCGGTTATATTACTGGCAGTTTGGCGTTGTTATCAGATGCAGGTCATATGTTTAGTGATGCGGTGTCACTTGCCATGACTTTGTTTGCGTTTATCATCGGTAAAAAATCTGCTACCTCCCATAAAACTTTTGGTTATCGCCGTTTTGAGATTTTGATTGCGCTCATCAATGGGGTAACGCTACTGATTATCAGTGCAGGTATTATTTATGAAGCCGTGCTGCGTTTTCAGCAGCCGCCACAAATCGCCACCACGGGTATGCTAGTTATCAGTACTATTGGACTTATCGTCAATTTGGTGGTGGTCAAACTGATGCACGGTGGCGATACTGATAATCTCAATATGAAAAGCGCTTATTTACATGTATTAAGTGACTTGCTAGGCTCGGTGGCTGCGATTATTGCTGCTATTGTGATTATGCTGTTTGGCTGGGTGTGGGCAGATGCGGCAGTGAGTATTTTGGTGGCGCTACTGATTGTTCGCAGTGGTTATGCTGTCGTCAAAAATGCCGCCCATATCTTAATGGAAGGCGCGCCCAATCATATTGACCAAAGCGTTATTATCCAAACCCTCTCTGCCCACCCAAACGTGTTATCGGTTCATGACCTACATATCTGGACGATTACCAGCGGCTTACATAGCTTATCTTGTCATATCATCGTCCCAAGCTCGCTTACCCTGCAGCAAACTGATGCGCTATTATCAGACTTACAACACGAGTTACAGCATTTAGGCATTGGGCACAGTACACTGCAATTTGAGAGTGATTTGCATGCGCACTCCGCGCAGTTTAATTGTGATATTACCAGCAAACCCCCTGTCCATGCGCACGCACACTAA
- the rpoZ gene encoding DNA-directed RNA polymerase subunit omega, with the protein MARVTVEDCLENIHNRFDLILVASKRARQIARGVSEPMVERENDKPTVLALREIAEGLVTKEILNQPERELPNKFHHVDLSISSGHGF; encoded by the coding sequence ATGGCACGTGTCACTGTAGAAGATTGTCTAGAAAATATCCACAACCGTTTTGATTTAATTCTTGTTGCCAGTAAACGTGCGCGCCAAATCGCACGCGGTGTATCAGAACCTATGGTTGAGCGTGAAAATGATAAACCAACCGTCCTTGCCCTACGCGAAATCGCTGAAGGACTGGTGACTAAAGAGATTTTAAATCAACCTGAGCGCGAATTGCCTAACAAATTTCACCATGTTGATTTGAGCATTTCAAGTGGTCATGGATTCTAA
- a CDS encoding primosomal protein N', translated as MNKTYNMLIQVALPVPIDSVFDYRIVGDALPAIGCRVRVPFGARKLVGIVVAHIEHSQLTQNAIKPVLDILDERPIVDEALLKLAYWLSAYYCYPLGDVFSVMLPTLIRQGMTLDYRQLCWQQLRDATDDDFSASAKKQRQQFALCELVINSHGNSHRNATKLVTEFALIDHGVEPAYLKKFEQKGLIAPVYQMPSLPKLAKLATTPLTLNLQQQQAVQKITHACQQPHYEGFLLNGITGSGKTEVYLQVMQTVLAQGKQVLILVPEIGLTPQTRQRFSERFEAQVLMLHSGLNDTVRLDGWQQCRLGYAQIIIGTRSSVLYPFANLGLIIVDESHDQSYKQQDSLRYHASDVALYRGFQLNCPVILGTATPSLESLYLVQQGKLTELTLTQRAGDAKPAIMQLIDARQQAWQNGLAQSLIQAIRQTLDKDEQVLVFLNRRGYAPILLCDACGWQADCPRCDAHLTVHFQPVAMLKCHHCDWQQAIPNHCPSCGSSNLDPVGMGTARMVEGLTELFPDVPVIQIDRDTTRKKNSWEQVYQRIADNPKAILVGTQMVAKGHHFPNVTLVAIPNADRGFLSSDFRSPEHTAQLIIQVAGRAGRADKAGLVLIQTLQPENPALLTLVREGYLSFAQQLLAERRMLGLPPFTYACLVRVESKSLENNQQILHQAMALLPSRQHMPALGIAINGPVDAPMAKKNSRYHSHLLILTKTRHVRQQLLSDWWRQTIALPSAKYARLSIDIDPMSWS; from the coding sequence ATGAATAAAACTTATAATATGCTAATCCAAGTTGCCTTACCTGTCCCCATTGATTCGGTGTTTGATTATCGCATTGTGGGCGATGCGTTGCCCGCGATTGGCTGCCGCGTCCGAGTACCGTTTGGTGCGCGCAAATTGGTCGGCATTGTGGTGGCGCATATTGAGCACAGTCAGCTTACGCAAAATGCGATTAAACCTGTATTGGACATACTTGATGAGCGGCCGATTGTCGATGAGGCATTGCTAAAACTCGCTTATTGGCTGTCTGCTTATTACTGCTATCCGCTTGGCGATGTGTTTTCTGTCATGCTGCCGACGTTAATTCGCCAAGGAATGACGCTCGACTATCGACAATTATGTTGGCAACAATTACGTGATGCCACTGACGATGATTTTTCTGCCAGCGCAAAAAAGCAACGCCAACAATTTGCTTTATGTGAATTGGTCATCAACTCGCATGGCAATTCACATCGCAATGCCACAAAACTTGTAACTGAGTTTGCGCTGATAGACCATGGTGTCGAGCCTGCTTATTTAAAAAAATTTGAGCAAAAAGGTCTGATTGCGCCTGTTTATCAAATGCCATCTTTACCCAAGCTTGCTAAGCTTGCCACCACGCCGCTCACCTTAAATTTGCAGCAACAACAAGCTGTGCAAAAAATCACCCACGCCTGCCAGCAGCCACATTATGAAGGTTTTTTGCTCAATGGGATTACGGGAAGTGGCAAGACCGAAGTGTATTTGCAAGTGATGCAAACAGTGCTGGCGCAAGGCAAACAAGTGCTTATCTTAGTGCCAGAAATTGGGCTGACCCCACAGACCAGACAGCGATTTTCCGAACGATTTGAAGCCCAAGTATTGATGCTACATTCGGGACTTAATGACACCGTGCGGCTTGATGGCTGGCAACAATGCCGACTGGGCTATGCGCAAATTATTATTGGTACCCGTTCGTCAGTGTTATACCCATTTGCCAATTTAGGGCTGATTATTGTCGATGAGTCGCATGACCAATCTTACAAACAGCAAGACTCACTGCGCTATCACGCCAGTGACGTGGCGCTCTATCGTGGGTTTCAGCTTAATTGTCCGGTGATATTGGGTACCGCGACGCCATCGCTTGAAAGCCTGTATTTAGTACAACAAGGCAAACTCACCGAGCTTACTTTGACCCAGCGTGCAGGCGATGCCAAACCTGCCATTATGCAGCTGATTGATGCGCGCCAACAGGCATGGCAAAACGGTTTGGCGCAAAGCTTAATTCAAGCCATTCGACAAACGTTGGATAAAGATGAGCAAGTATTGGTATTTTTAAACCGTCGTGGCTACGCGCCCATCTTATTGTGTGATGCTTGCGGTTGGCAAGCAGACTGCCCGCGCTGTGATGCGCATTTGACAGTGCATTTTCAGCCAGTGGCAATGCTAAAATGCCACCACTGCGATTGGCAGCAAGCCATCCCGAACCATTGCCCCAGCTGTGGTAGTAGCAATCTTGACCCTGTGGGCATGGGTACCGCGCGGATGGTTGAAGGGTTAACTGAGCTTTTCCCCGATGTGCCTGTGATTCAGATTGACCGCGATACCACGCGTAAAAAAAACAGTTGGGAGCAAGTGTATCAGCGTATTGCTGATAATCCCAAAGCCATTTTGGTGGGCACGCAAATGGTGGCAAAAGGGCATCATTTCCCCAATGTGACCTTGGTGGCAATTCCCAATGCTGACCGTGGTTTTTTATCTTCAGATTTTCGCTCGCCTGAGCATACTGCCCAGCTGATTATCCAAGTGGCAGGTCGTGCCGGTCGTGCCGATAAAGCAGGTCTGGTACTGATACAAACCCTGCAACCTGAAAATCCCGCATTACTGACTTTGGTACGTGAAGGATATCTGAGTTTTGCTCAGCAATTATTGGCTGAGCGGCGCATGTTGGGATTGCCGCCATTTACTTACGCTTGTTTGGTACGGGTGGAAAGCAAATCGTTAGAAAACAATCAGCAAATTTTGCATCAAGCGATGGCGCTATTGCCATCACGCCAACACATGCCAGCTTTGGGTATTGCCATTAATGGCCCCGTAGATGCGCCGATGGCAAAGAAAAACAGTCGCTATCACTCGCATTTATTAATTTTGACCAAAACACGGCACGTTCGCCAGCAGCTATTGTCGGACTGGTGGCGCCAGACAATTGCCTTGCCTTCAGCAAAGTATGCCAGACTATCGATTGACATTGATCCGATGAGTTGGTCTTAA
- a CDS encoding cytochrome c1, whose translation MKAVKKLVAGLGLTVALGLGATAAQASEGGCGTYKTVDGKDAHLACEKAPVDLTNKASIQRGASLFMSYCAGCHSAQYVRYSKMYKDLDIPKELVEKYLMLTTDQVGDHINAGVDPELQKAWFGAQPPDLSLETRLRGNDWVYTYLLAFYEDPSRPWGANNIVMPNVAMPFVLHDMQMNTSKEEYRRNIGDIVNFMAWMAEPQAHQRKVYGFWVILFLLALLIPVYLLNKEFWKDVK comes from the coding sequence ATGAAAGCGGTTAAAAAATTAGTTGCTGGATTGGGTTTGACAGTTGCACTAGGTTTGGGCGCGACAGCCGCACAAGCTAGCGAAGGCGGCTGTGGTACCTACAAAACAGTTGATGGTAAAGACGCGCATTTGGCATGTGAAAAAGCCCCTGTGGACTTGACCAATAAAGCGTCTATTCAACGTGGTGCCTCATTATTCATGAGTTACTGTGCAGGATGTCACTCAGCACAATATGTTCGCTACTCAAAAATGTATAAAGACTTGGACATTCCAAAAGAGTTGGTGGAAAAATACTTGATGCTGACCACTGACCAAGTCGGTGACCATATCAATGCAGGCGTTGACCCAGAGCTGCAAAAAGCTTGGTTTGGTGCGCAGCCACCTGACTTGTCACTTGAGACGCGCCTTCGTGGTAATGACTGGGTTTATACTTACTTGTTAGCCTTCTATGAAGATCCAAGTCGTCCTTGGGGTGCCAACAACATCGTAATGCCCAATGTTGCCATGCCGTTTGTCCTTCATGATATGCAAATGAACACCTCAAAAGAAGAATATCGTCGTAATATTGGTGATATCGTTAACTTTATGGCGTGGATGGCAGAGCCGCAAGCGCACCAACGTAAAGTGTATGGTTTTTGGGTCATCTTATTCTTACTTGCGTTATTAATTCCAGTGTACTTACTCAATAAAGAATTTTGGAAAGACGTTAAATAA
- a CDS encoding Rid family detoxifying hydrolase, giving the protein MSRDIIHTDNAPAAVGTYSQAVKVDKTVYISGQIGLDPNTMTLADGFVNQANQVMSNIDAICQAAGGSLANVVKFNVSLTDLADFTALNEIFAVRLSAPYPARAAVQVAALPKGAVVEIEAILYLD; this is encoded by the coding sequence ATGAGCCGTGACATCATTCATACTGACAATGCGCCTGCTGCGGTAGGCACTTATTCACAAGCCGTGAAGGTTGATAAGACTGTCTATATTTCAGGTCAAATCGGACTTGACCCAAACACCATGACCCTAGCCGATGGCTTTGTTAATCAGGCCAACCAAGTCATGTCAAACATCGATGCTATCTGCCAAGCTGCAGGCGGTTCGCTTGCCAATGTGGTGAAATTTAATGTCTCCCTCACCGATTTGGCAGATTTTACTGCCTTAAATGAGATTTTTGCGGTGCGTTTGTCTGCGCCTTACCCTGCCCGAGCCGCTGTGCAAGTGGCTGCCTTGCCAAAAGGTGCGGTGGTAGAAATTGAAGCGATTTTATATTTAGACTAA
- a CDS encoding monovalent cation:proton antiporter-2 (CPA2) family protein, with amino-acid sequence MFVLAASADSSMMLDATIFLGAAVILIPLAKRFGIATVLGYLFTGLLLGPSFLKVAGNPDDLLHFSEFGVVLLLFIIGLELQPSRLWALRQQIFVLGGLQVIVTGVVLMLLSWYFLDIRLSNSFVIGFGLALSSTAFVLQLLGEKKQLSTTHGQQAFTILLFQDIAVIPLLAALPFLSSAQEQNYDWIYFAKVISIFVGMIFVSRFVVRPFFKFVASSNVTELLTATALFIVLGVSLLMNYIGLSMALGAFLTGVLLADSEYRHELEASIEPFKGLLLGLFFMSVGMLTNVKLIVAKPLLIIGLAVLLMLIKFVVLTIIARLMGNKNESSIRLGVTLAQGGEFAFVLFSVATAQHLLTREQQNILNLVVTVSMAMTPLAFLLLEKIGNPLFAKATPSKEYDKIPNHEHAVVIAGFGRVGQIIGRVLRMHNIEFTAIEKSANQVDFVRKFGNQVYYGNPKNPEILRAAGLENAKVFIIAIGDIELSETVAAYAVRNYPHLTILARAKNREHYYRLRDVGVKYIWRETYLTSLDMSRETLEILGMDPKTARKTVQMFRDYDDALIERQRAIYQDEAEMIASAQSAIQELESLFDSDMTTAKHELHKEKERFEKLADEPKPH; translated from the coding sequence ATGTTTGTGCTTGCTGCCAGTGCTGATAGTTCTATGATGCTTGACGCAACTATCTTTTTGGGTGCGGCAGTGATTTTGATACCGCTTGCAAAGCGTTTTGGTATCGCCACGGTATTGGGTTATTTGTTTACAGGCTTATTGCTGGGTCCAAGTTTTTTGAAAGTTGCGGGTAACCCCGATGACTTGCTGCATTTTTCTGAATTTGGGGTCGTGCTGTTATTATTTATTATTGGCTTAGAGCTACAGCCCTCTCGGCTTTGGGCACTTAGGCAACAGATTTTTGTGTTAGGCGGGCTGCAGGTGATTGTCACGGGCGTGGTGCTGATGCTGCTATCGTGGTATTTTTTAGATATTCGGCTATCAAATAGCTTTGTCATCGGTTTTGGCTTGGCGCTATCATCTACGGCGTTTGTGCTGCAGTTATTGGGTGAAAAAAAGCAGCTTTCCACCACGCATGGTCAGCAAGCCTTTACTATTTTATTATTTCAAGATATCGCGGTCATTCCTTTACTTGCCGCATTGCCATTTTTGTCGAGCGCGCAAGAGCAAAATTACGATTGGATTTATTTTGCCAAAGTCATCAGTATTTTTGTTGGCATGATATTTGTCAGTCGGTTTGTGGTACGCCCTTTCTTTAAGTTCGTAGCCTCTAGTAACGTCACCGAGCTGCTCACCGCCACAGCGTTGTTTATCGTACTGGGTGTGTCGCTATTGATGAATTATATAGGCTTGTCAATGGCACTTGGGGCATTTTTAACCGGGGTACTACTGGCTGACTCCGAATACCGCCATGAGTTAGAGGCGAGTATTGAGCCATTTAAGGGTTTGCTGCTTGGGCTGTTTTTTATGTCAGTTGGTATGCTTACCAACGTCAAATTAATTGTCGCCAAGCCCTTACTCATCATTGGCTTGGCAGTATTGCTGATGCTCATTAAGTTTGTGGTGCTGACAATCATTGCGCGGCTCATGGGCAACAAAAACGAAAGTAGTATCCGTCTTGGGGTGACGCTAGCGCAAGGTGGGGAATTTGCGTTTGTACTGTTTAGCGTAGCAACCGCCCAGCATCTGTTAACCCGTGAACAACAAAATATTCTAAACCTTGTGGTGACTGTCTCAATGGCAATGACGCCTCTGGCATTTTTATTACTAGAAAAAATTGGCAATCCGCTATTTGCCAAAGCTACGCCGAGTAAAGAATACGACAAAATACCCAACCATGAGCACGCGGTGGTGATTGCAGGATTTGGACGTGTCGGGCAAATCATCGGTCGTGTGCTACGCATGCACAATATTGAGTTTACTGCGATTGAAAAATCTGCCAACCAAGTCGATTTCGTCCGCAAATTTGGTAACCAAGTATACTATGGCAATCCCAAAAATCCAGAAATTCTGCGAGCGGCAGGGCTTGAAAACGCCAAAGTTTTTATCATCGCGATTGGCGATATTGAACTATCTGAGACGGTCGCCGCTTATGCCGTACGCAATTATCCGCATCTGACCATCTTGGCACGTGCCAAAAACCGTGAGCATTATTATCGTTTGCGCGATGTGGGGGTCAAATATATTTGGCGAGAGACTTACCTAACTTCGCTGGATATGTCACGCGAAACCTTGGAAATATTGGGCATGGATCCAAAAACCGCACGAAAAACCGTGCAAATGTTCCGTGACTATGATGACGCATTGATTGAACGCCAGCGCGCCATCTATCAAGATGAAGCAGAGATGATTGCCTCAGCACAATCGGCGATTCAAGAACTCGAAAGCTTATTTGATAGCGATATGACCACCGCGAAACATGAACTCCATAAAGAAAAAGAGCGATTTGAAAAATTGGCCGATGAACCCAAGCCGCATTAG
- a CDS encoding ClpXP protease specificity-enhancing factor, protein MENDFQLTPTRPYMVRAIFEWLEDNNLTPHIMVDTTQPNVTVPVEYVQDGRIVLNIASRATGNLVINNDFINFHARFGGVSQELWVPMQAVMGIYARENSQGMFFDPTEYDNAPQSEINASQPAESTEVQRPKRENKAGLKILD, encoded by the coding sequence ATGGAAAATGACTTTCAACTAACCCCGACTCGCCCTTATATGGTACGCGCTATTTTTGAATGGCTTGAAGACAATAACTTAACCCCACATATCATGGTCGATACGACACAGCCCAATGTCACGGTGCCTGTCGAATATGTGCAAGATGGTCGTATCGTCCTTAATATCGCCAGCCGTGCTACAGGTAATTTGGTCATTAATAATGATTTTATTAATTTTCATGCGCGATTTGGCGGTGTTTCGCAAGAATTATGGGTGCCGATGCAAGCGGTGATGGGGATTTATGCCAGAGAAAATTCACAAGGCATGTTCTTTGACCCAACGGAATACGATAATGCGCCGCAATCTGAAATCAACGCCAGTCAACCAGCCGAGTCCACCGAAGTACAACGTCCAAAACGTGAGAACAAAGCAGGGTTAAAAATCTTGGATTAG